The Arachis hypogaea cultivar Tifrunner chromosome 14, arahy.Tifrunner.gnm2.J5K5, whole genome shotgun sequence DNA window tcggccaaagtatggttttggttttctatAGTTAATATATACTGTTACTTAAAAACGTAGACTAGTTGTCATAGGATATGCTTGAATGCTCTGAATTGTGGTTATAATGGTTATAATTGCCATAAGATAGACAGTATTGTGCATGTGGAATTTGGTCGGTGGTTCAAGCATGAGGTTGATAGAATATTATTATGGTCAATGTCTTCTTAGCCTAGAATATGtactttatcaaaatcaattttcataTTACGGATGAATGTTACATGGTGCTAGGTTCCAATGGAAAGTATGCAATATTCGAACGAAATAAAGTTGTTTGCATGTAGTCCCATGTTTCAAGCAAGACATTTTGGGGAGTACAACTTCAATGGTACAAATTTAGAGTTATCACAAAGGAAGACGGGCTGAAAACCTAAAATAGTGGAGTTTATGTCTCTTCTAATTCAAGAAGTTATGCAAGCATGCGTGATAATAGAGTGGCTATTGATAGTGTTCCATATTACAAAAAAATTGtgaacataattgaattgaattatagcTGTCATTTCACAGTGATATTGTTCAAATGTATTAATACAACTACCAGCAGAGGCATCAAACAAGACCATTGGGTCTTACTAGCATTAATTTCTCTCGTCTGATATACACCGGTAATCGAGAAGACCATGAACCATACATATTGGCATCAGAGGCTCATCTCGTATACTACGTGGATGATGAAGTAGATAAAGAATGGAGTGTAGTGGTTCATGTGAAACCACAAAACCTGTATGACAtgggagaagagaatgaagaagctAAAGTTAGTTTTTTTTCACAGCCAGGATTGAACATGTCAGTGGCATTTGACATTGAAGATTTATAATTGACAAGGGATGATGATGTAAAAGACTCCACAGACAATGCTTCTGAAAATATTGATGAGGTtgcataataaaaataggaaaaaagtCAACATAATTTAAAAAGGATCTttgtataattaataaatttaataattttaatgatgtATGTAATTTGCTAGTTATATTacgatttgtattttttatatttcaattaagTCTTTACTGATTTGTTGGTTTTAATGAACAAAAgcagttttctatttttttaacgttttttttagaaaaagttaGTTTACAATGAAGTATTAATTTCGTTATTGTTCTTAATGTCGTTGTTATGATAATCATGATCTTTAATAATTATTATCAATTGTAATATTATTATGACTAATAAATATTAGTGAACATAAAATGACAGTCTAACAGGGGCAAATAAAAACGGAGGACTTTTTATCATGCTACGCAAGCACAATATTCACTAAAGAAATGGCTATGGCCTCTCTATTCTCTTCATTGGAACATACAATTTTGGTTGTTAAAGACATATAGTTTCATAAAGTGAATGTTAGGTGTTGGTTGAAGGCTATATCAGGACGCTCTTATTTCAACCAATACTTGGAGACGGCGAATGAATCTACTATGCAAGTTTGTTCTTTAGGCATATCtataaaaatttgtgttaaactatatttgaataatatatatatatattatatatatatatatatatatatatatatatatatatattaggttgATATATGCTAACAAATTTCTGCAGTAATATTTGTTACATTAACATTTAAATTTGTAGGAATTTCATGAATGGGAATCACGAGAAGAAATTTGGGTATATTTTTGTGACATGAGCATCTGGGATGAGCTCTGAAGACATACTTGCTGAATTGaaggtaaaaaataaatatttaatatagaaGATACATCATAAAGAAATAGTATATTTTACAAAAAAgactataaattatattttttattatgttcacGCGCTTTACAAACAAGCATGTTGTTGAGTTGAATATTGCATCATAGGAAGAAATGAAGTTTATAGAATTGCACGTTTCAGAGTTTCTTTCCAAGAAATCTACCTAAAGTCGCAACAAAAGAGATGGTAAGTATTGTTTATTTCTTTCTTCGGGTGTTGTCCAATGCTTAACCCCTTGTTTTCGGCGATAGCATGGCTGACCCTCCCTCTGTGGCGATTAGAAAAGGTTGAGCTTTGTCCACTGTTCGCCATTGGAATCAGGGCAACCTTTGGGAATGAACTAGGGTTTCATTCTCCAGAGCAACAAGCTTAAAGGAGAGTGAGAATTGTGTTTAAAAATGGCATTATTTTTGTGAATGAACCAGGGATTGAATTGTCCACCTTGCTCGCGTGGATATTTAACGGTCACGTGTGTGAGTTAACGTTTTACGTCAACGGTCAACATTATTGACTAATTGTATTGTCTAATAGAGATAAACTTCGATCGGAAActgttttgtgtattttaaaattttgaggactaaaatattcaattttaaaaatttcagagactaatttaaataattactctaataataatatctgtcaaaataacaataataataaaagtattaaGCATAAATAAgtgttatttttcaaatatttcgcTTCGTGTAGGGCACGTGGAACAGTCCACAAAGGAGGATGGTTAACAAGTCAACACAATAATTTGGAATTATTGATAATGCTTATACATATATAACACGGACAAGTCAAATTTGGTTTCTTAATTATGGCtgcatatctatctatatatataatatatttatattacaagCTAAGGAAAAATCCAAAAGAAACTCGTATATAAATACGTGACATAATTCACAGTATTCATAGCACATTCTTTCAATTTCTCTCTTAGTTTTGGATAATTTCCCTCATTGCCAGCATGGCACTTCCAATTAGCAAAGTTGATTTCTTAATATTTATGTGTCTTATAGGATTAGGGTCAGCTCAATTGTCATCTAATTTTTATGCCACAAAATGTCCCAATGCACTTTCAACAATTAAGTCAGCAGTGAACTCTGCTGTCGCCAAAGAAGCTCGCATGGGAGCTTCCCTTCTTCGCCTTCATTTTCATGATTGCTTTGTTCAAGCAAGTCTACTTTCACTTTTTCttagtttctatttttttttaaatgttacttTGTGATTCATTCTATACAATCATATATCAAGTGGACGTAAATTCAATTAAGTGGGATtcacattatattttttttggtgtctgGGATCCACATTATATAAAGacaataaaagaatattttaaataatttaaaattatcttatttaatatttattaattataattataataatcatataattttaaattaaaaaatacataaaattaaataatttaaccttaattattgTCTCTCTAAATACGAATCTAGTAATAAGTTAGACTAATGCTAAAATTCAGTTCCTTATTCCATTTATCAATTAtgaaataattttacaataatgTTAACAATTATGATTTTGTTTGTTATAATTTCAGGGATGTGATGCATCAGTGCTATTAGATGATACATCAAATTTCACAGGAGAAAAGACAGCAGGTCCAAATGCAAATTCAATAAGAGGTTTTGAAGTGATTGATACCATAAAGTCCCAAGTAGAGAGCTTGTGCCCTGGTGTTGTTTCTTGTGCTGATATTCTTGCTGTTGCTGCTAGAGACTCTGTTGTTGCTGTGAGTATATATAACATATAAGTAGAtttaataatttgatttaaaGATGTAATATTGTGGTATGTGAGGGTCTAACAATTTTAACTTAGTACgactcaaatataaaaaatacattgaTCACTTAacattttttcttaattattagagTACTTGATTATAAACTaataaatttgttaaaataaTGTATCAGCTAGGAGGAGCAAGTTGGAATGTGTTATTGGGAAGAAGAGACTCAACCACTGCAAGTTTAAGCTCTGCTAACTCAGATTTGCCGGCTCCATTTTTTAATCTTAGTGGCCTTATCTCTGCTTTCTCCAACAAAGGTTTCACAACAAAAGAACTCGTTACTCTATCaggtataatataataattgaccTGTCAGTtcagaataataaataatatctcGTACCAacaaattataactcaaatgacatagtctttttatatttatttaaagatGACAAATTCGAATCTCActcctaattttaaaaaataaataaataatattccaTAAAACTAAATTaactgaaaaaaattatattaggtaGATTCTTTTTGAAATTTGGAATTcactctattttttaaatttagccttaataaaattattagttttaccatatagtttaaaaatatgagcattatttttattttttatccttgtcaccaaattatttttctatatcacTTAAGTTGATAGAAGAagatataaatgattatatttttaatatgtctCCTCACCTAATAATCTCTTTTAAGTTTATCTAATTTTTTCGCATaaactgtatttttattttttatttgtcttatgctattttttttttttttggaataacaAGAATTGAATTTTAAACCTTTGGACATAAAAATTCTAACactgtcataaaattatttttttctcaaaaacttaacttaatagaaaaaagaaaatatatgaataattatattctgacaattttaaaatatttcaggAGCGCATACAATTGGGCAAGCACAATGCACAGCCTTCAGAACAAGGATTTACAATGAGAGCAACATAGATCCAACATATGCAAAATCATTGCAAGCAAATTGTCCTAGCGTAGGAGGAGATACCAATTTGTCACCATTTGATGTAACAACACCAAACAAATTTGACAATGCTTACTATATCAACTTGAGAAACAAGAAGGGTCTCTTGCATTCTGATCAACAACTCTTCAATGGTGTATCCACTGATTCCCAAGTCACTGCTTATAGCAACAATGCTGCAACTTTCAACACTGACTTTGGCAATGCAATGATTAAGATGGGAAACCTTAGTCCACTCACTGGGACTAGTGGCCAAATTAGAACCAATTGCAGGAAGAccaactaagaaaaaaaaaaaaaagatttgtggattttatttttcatgttggGTATAAATTAAAGTTGTGGGAATTTTAATGTATTTCTAGATGTATTTCAGTTACATTGTAGAAGCAAATTGTTTCCTCATCAATTGTAATGCAAATTTCAGTTTCAAGTATATTGATTAATGATGTTTGAACttagttaattaattttggtctatATAccctacattatatatatatatatatatatatatatatatatattgagagaGACTTTTTAATttctgtataatttttttaaaaaatttaagttgataggaaaatatatataaataattatatttttaacatatatgttctaattaacaataattaaattctagactttaaaatcataaaatttctattattatattatgaTACTACTTCTTTTAAAAGTTTAAGTTGATAAAAAACGACATATGAATTATGACCTCTCTAattcttattaaatttttttcaagcaaATAAGATCGAACAAGAGTAGTTAAACAGAAATTTtccttttttaaaagaataaaaataagaaagaaaaggcaACTAAAAGGAGCATAATAGTAGAGACAAAATAACATTCTATATTGGGAGTATTTCAAGAGGTGAAGGTTGATAAACAGATATAAAGATTAATATTGTTATGAAGATTGGATACCTAAAATGTGAAGTTTAATTTATACTTTAGAGGGTAGGGTACGCAATTTGATACTGTTTTAATGTATAATGAAGAGAGCAATGTTaggaggttagtaatttttgtgattagtagtcatcaaatagccatcaataatgatttaatagtgtgagattggtgtgagatttcatctaatggctcacctttctctgctggttatatgccggccaaaattcaataaaattgctggccctagacttttcctaaatACTATTCTAGTTATTTCCTCAATTAAGATGAAACTTCTAACATAAATTCAACAATTAAACTAAGgttttttcattttataaaaCTTTTACCTTTTGAAAATAGtttattaaaattgatttttaaaaaataaatttttaaaaattataacatcTATATTTGATAAATCAAACTAAGAATAAACATAAACAGCAACaattgtatttaataaaatatcatttaaactttaaaaagaccataataaatataaacaaaagagTATATTTGGATATTTATTAacctataaaattatattaaactttttaattttgataagtacaaGCTAACTTTAAAGAACACTTTCTTAAATActtttagaaatatatatattttttaaaaattgtaaaacaagcacatatttttttagtttatcaaACACACAATGAGGTGTCACTTTTCTAAAAAAGAAATTACCAAACCAAATCTAAACAAACACTTGTAACACACTATATATTATTAAAGGAGAACTCAAGAATAAAACTAAGGAAACGGATCCTTTATTAAAAAATTCACTTGATTTATTATATATACCTTGATTTGCACAATTTTCAGCCAATGAAAACATTATAAACGATTTTAGCAAGAAATAAGAGATCATCAAAAcgctatttattaaataaaagtattgtattttttgttaattaaataaattataattttttatttattatattttaatttatatcaataatttagATTTAATATTTAAGGTTTAAGgcttagtatttaaaatttagaaggtaagatgttttattttttttttaatagcatGTTAATTTTTAAGAAATGATACACTTAATTTTCTGAGTGCATTAGCATGGGAATGGACcctctcaattattaaaaaaaattgagagaataaaGTATAATCTCTAACCCTTCATTGTTttctctcttatatttatttttggtcttacttataaaattaatggtgagagatcacactttattttctcaattgttaaaaaaattgagaagatagGTACCAAAATCATCACAATTTTTTTAAGGAccaataacattaataaaatcacctatatttattaaaatcaaaaccaTATTCGCTCTTGTTAAAGATCAACTATATATTGTCTTACTTTGCTAGTTAGCTACGCCCCCACGGACACAAAATGCATGCCATGCATGCATATTCTAAGTCATTGACTTTGGTAATTCAAAGTAAACGAAACAATATAATTCTTAATTAACGTAACTACGTAACTTCGCTATGCTTGCTTCAATCATGGAATAATTGCATGCATGATTTGATTATGACATATATATGGGTGGCAAATTTGATTCAATCCTCTTATCATTATCCACGCGTTTTTAGTTTGACAATTTTGATTTGTGCCAAAAGAAGCCACAAGACATGTTGCAAGTGTTTGATGACGTCTCTCATTATTCCAAAACTCTACTCATAATTATATTCTGTCCTCTTCTCTCATATTTCCGGGTTCATATTAGAGTTTTGTCCTTTAACAAACACAAGTCACTATTCTTCTATATTTATAAATGAAAATGGACGACTTTCTAAATGAAAGCACAAaacatgttttatttatttatttgtttattctcTCTACATCTCGTTAACTACACTTGTTCTCTCTTTGAAAGTAGAAACAAGTAATGACCAATTGATCAAATTTCGGTGGAATTAAATCGAGTTAGTCCAATAAGAGAACAATGTTATAAGCACtatgtagtattttttttttttatacatgttttatttttttattaaatgcgATGATAagtgagacaaaataaaaaaaaattatattatacaaaatatacaaaaaaatatatatacaaaacgtaataaaaacatcattttcaattctaataataataataataataataataattggaaaAAAATCTTAAAACTAGAACTTGAATATATACAGGAGCTACGATCagcagaatgaaaaaaaaaatattttaaaaagttatattatttttaatggtCACTAAAAATTTTActacaaaaatttatataatatatatgtagaaaaaaaaaaaaaacaaaaaattattctatCAC harbors:
- the PNC1 gene encoding cationic peroxidase 1 precursor codes for the protein MALPISKVDFLIFMCLIGLGSAQLSSNFYATKCPNALSTIKSAVNSAVAKEARMGASLLRLHFHDCFVQGCDASVLLDDTSNFTGEKTAGPNANSIRGFEVIDTIKSQVESLCPGVVSCADILAVAARDSVVALGGASWNVLLGRRDSTTASLSSANSDLPAPFFNLSGLISAFSNKGFTTKELVTLSGAHTIGQAQCTAFRTRIYNESNIDPTYAKSLQANCPSVGGDTNLSPFDVTTPNKFDNAYYINLRNKKGLLHSDQQLFNGVSTDSQVTAYSNNAATFNTDFGNAMIKMGNLSPLTGTSGQIRTNCRKTN